Proteins encoded in a region of the Homo sapiens chromosome 20, GRCh38.p14 Primary Assembly genome:
- the SIRPB2 gene encoding signal-regulatory protein beta-2 isoform X3, whose amino-acid sequence MLVAEGETLLLRCMVVGSCTDGMIKWVKVSTQDQQEIYNFKRGSFPGVMPMIQRTSEPLNCDYSIYIHNVTREHTGTYHCVRFDGLSEHSEMKSDEGTSVLVKGAGDPEPDLWIIQPQELVLGTTGDTVFLNCTVLGDGPPGPIRWFQGAGLSREAIYNFGGISHPKETAVQASNNDFSILLQNVSSEDAGTYYCVKFQRKPNRQYLSGQGTSLKVKGETIGFGLVGRAEQVFNRNFSTCPEQASSSQPPCLYISFSLYLECFLLFSENSYSSFKAQHKWPFLCKTFSSSQAELISPHSGFHRTLYRSLIIQQTLARHRSSLL is encoded by the exons ACTGATGGTATGATAAAATGGGTGAAGGTGAGCACTCAGGACCAACAGGAAATTTATAACTTTAAACGTGGCTCCTTCCCTGGGGTAATGCCCATGATCCAACGGACATCAGAACCACTGAATTGTGATTATTCCATCTATATCCACAATGTCACCAGGGAGCACACTGGAACCTACCACTGTGTGAGGTTTGATGGTTTGAGTGAACACTCAGAAATGAAATCGGATGAAGGCACCTCAGTGCTTGTGAAGG GAGCTGGGGACCCTGAACCAGACCTGTGGATCATCCAGCCCCAGGAATTGGTGTTGGGGACCACTGGAGACACTGTCTTTCTGAACTGCACAGTGCTTGGAGACGGTCCCCCTGGACCCATCAGGTGGTTCCAGGGAGCTGGTCTGAGCCGGGAGGCCATTTACAACTTTGGAGGCATCTCCCACCCCAAGGAGACAGCGGTGCAGGCCTCCAACAATGACTTCAGCATTCTTCTGCAAAACGTCTCCAGTGAGGATGCAGGCACCTATTACTGTGTAAAGTTTCAGAGGAAACCCAACAGGCAATACCTGTCTGGACAGGGCACCAGCCTGAAAGTGAAAGGTGAGACAATTGGTTTTGGACTTGTCGGGAGAGCGGAGCAGGTATTCAACAGGAATTTTTCTACATGTCCCGAACAAGCCAGTTCTTCACAGCCTCCATGTCTTTACATAAGTTtttccctctacctggaatgctttctccttttctctgaaaactcctactcatccttcaaggcccagcaCAAATGGCCCTTCCTCTGTAAAACCTTCTCCTCCTCTCAAGCAGAGTTAATTTCTCCCCATTCTGGTTTCCACAGAACTCTGTATAGATCATtaataattcaacaaacattggcCAGGCACCGTAgttcactcttgtaa